The Rhodothermales bacterium genome has a segment encoding these proteins:
- a CDS encoding Gfo/Idh/MocA family oxidoreductase, with protein MNEVIRTAVIGAGAMGRHHARVYREMDETDLVGVFDVDVYQAAAVATAQGVRAFGSIEELLSSGVDAVSIAVPTSRHAEVAIRAMEAGIHVLVEKPIAGSLRDATDMMDAARINDRLLMVGHIERFNPAIRTLSTKVEADEILAINVMRVGPRPPRIKDAGVIIDLAVHDIDLAFFLTGRPTDEVFAVTSAMPLEHEDCASMLLRLSGGIAVQLTANWVTPYKSREVQVVTQDRLYRADLINKTVQAFSRNALGGGYSVEDLPVLVEEPLKAELKAFTHAVRFGLPAPVSARDGIRALEVAVRATGFKHTRLQRAA; from the coding sequence ATGAACGAGGTCATCCGAACAGCAGTCATCGGCGCCGGCGCTATGGGGCGCCATCACGCCCGTGTCTACCGGGAGATGGACGAAACGGACCTGGTCGGAGTCTTCGACGTCGACGTCTACCAGGCGGCGGCCGTCGCCACGGCCCAGGGTGTTCGCGCCTTCGGCTCCATTGAGGAACTGCTCAGTTCCGGGGTCGATGCCGTCAGCATCGCCGTACCGACATCACGCCACGCAGAGGTGGCCATCCGCGCCATGGAGGCGGGAATTCACGTGCTCGTGGAGAAGCCCATCGCGGGCTCCCTGCGCGATGCGACCGATATGATGGACGCCGCGCGCATCAATGACCGGCTGCTCATGGTCGGACACATCGAGCGCTTCAATCCGGCCATCCGCACACTGAGTACCAAGGTCGAGGCGGACGAAATCCTGGCCATCAATGTGATGAGGGTGGGTCCCCGACCTCCTCGCATCAAGGATGCAGGGGTCATCATCGACCTTGCCGTGCACGACATCGACCTCGCGTTCTTCCTGACGGGACGGCCGACCGATGAGGTATTTGCTGTGACCTCCGCCATGCCGCTGGAGCACGAGGACTGTGCTTCCATGCTGCTGCGCCTTTCCGGGGGCATTGCCGTCCAGCTGACGGCCAACTGGGTGACCCCCTACAAGTCCCGTGAGGTGCAGGTGGTCACACAGGACCGCCTGTATCGCGCAGACCTGATCAACAAGACCGTGCAGGCCTTCTCCCGCAACGCCCTTGGCGGCGGGTATTCCGTGGAGGACCTGCCCGTACTCGTCGAAGAGCCGCTCAAGGCGGAGCTGAAAGCATTCACGCATGCCGTGCGCTTCGGTCTCCCCGCCCCCGTGTCGGCCCGAGACGGCATTCGAGCTCTGGAGGTGGCCGTTCGGGCCACCGGATTCAAACACACGCGCCTGCAGCGCGCCGCCTGA
- a CDS encoding ATP-grasp domain-containing protein — protein sequence MRRILVTGAGGNAARNFIASLRMAPEPFYIVGTDTNTFHLACTDSDASYVVPRCDDPGYEEALLAIVAMERVSLIHPQPDSEVGWLSEHRDHFPGLLFLPEHADVVACQDKMHCNRMLAAAGVPAPRSIRVHAHLDFEDSVRTLMGRSGKVWVRAIRGAGSRAALPVTTGEQAFNWVRYWAANRASATTDFMLSTFLPGAEFAFQSVWYDGELLTSMARERTEYLMGNLMPSGQSSSPSIARTVHRDDVNEIASAAVRAVSPKPHGIYCVDLKEDDDGTPSVTEINTGRFFTTSNFFAAAGSNMPYYYVRLAFGERVDGLEPFNACEPDLYWVRGVDRKPHLFKGAPWIQRRAA from the coding sequence ATGCGCAGAATCCTCGTGACGGGGGCCGGCGGAAACGCCGCACGCAATTTCATCGCTTCCCTCCGCATGGCGCCGGAGCCGTTCTACATCGTCGGAACGGATACCAATACGTTCCACCTGGCCTGCACCGACTCCGACGCTTCGTACGTCGTGCCCCGCTGCGATGACCCCGGCTATGAAGAAGCCTTGCTGGCCATCGTGGCCATGGAGCGGGTCAGCCTGATTCATCCCCAGCCTGATTCCGAGGTCGGGTGGCTGTCGGAGCATCGGGACCACTTCCCGGGTCTGCTCTTTCTGCCCGAGCACGCAGACGTGGTGGCCTGTCAGGACAAGATGCACTGCAACCGCATGCTGGCCGCGGCCGGAGTGCCGGCGCCGCGTTCCATTCGGGTACATGCCCACCTCGATTTCGAGGACAGCGTTCGCACACTCATGGGGCGCTCCGGAAAAGTCTGGGTCCGTGCCATTCGAGGCGCCGGATCCCGAGCTGCCCTCCCGGTGACCACCGGGGAGCAGGCGTTCAACTGGGTGCGCTACTGGGCGGCGAATCGCGCTTCGGCAACCACGGATTTCATGCTCAGCACGTTCCTGCCGGGGGCCGAGTTTGCATTTCAGAGCGTCTGGTACGACGGCGAGCTGTTAACCTCAATGGCGCGTGAGCGTACCGAATACCTGATGGGCAACCTGATGCCGTCCGGTCAGTCCTCCAGTCCGAGCATCGCGCGCACCGTGCATCGCGATGACGTCAATGAGATCGCCTCGGCGGCCGTTCGGGCCGTCAGCCCCAAGCCCCACGGGATCTACTGTGTGGACCTAAAGGAGGATGACGACGGCACCCCGTCGGTCACTGAAATCAACACCGGCCGGTTCTTCACCACCAGCAATTTCTTTGCGGCGGCAGGATCGAACATGCCATACTACTACGTCCGGCTTGCCTTTGGCGAGCGCGTGGACGGCCTCGAACCGTTCAACGCCTGTGAACCCGACCTGTACTGGGTGCGTGGCGTCGATCGAAAACCCCACCTGTTCAAGGGAGCCCCATGGATTCAGCGTCGCGCCGCGTAA